TAAATTCGGAACTGCTGATGAGCTTTTTAAAAGGCTTCGTCCTCATATAGAGGCGATCTCTATGCCTGAAGGCTACAGCCTCGAATGGGGGGGGGAATATGAAGATTCGCGTGATGCACAATCCAAGCTAATGGCAAATGTGCCCGGAGCTTTCCTTGTTATGGTGCTGATAATGATTCTGCTTTTTAATAGACTTAAGCAGCCGTTGATAATTGTTATGACTCTCCCGTTGGCACTTATAGGTGTTTCGGCGGGGCTTATCATAATGAATATGCCCTTCGGCTTTATGTCTTTGCTGGGATTCCTGAGTTTGTCGGGGATGCTTATAAAAAATGCTATTGTTCTTCTGGATCAGATAGATATTGAGATACGTGGCGGAAAGGATAGTCTGCCGGCTGTTATTGATGCCTCTGTCAGCAGGATAAGACCTGTTGCAATGGCTGCTTTGACAACTATTCTTGGTATGGCTCCGCTTTTGATTGATGCATTTTTTGCATCAATGTCTGTGACTATTATGTTCGGGCTTGCATTTGCGACGTTGCTGACGTTGTTTTTTGTACCTGTGATGTATACAGTCCTTTTCAGGATAAAGTGGTCAAAGACAGATTAAATTTATATATGATTTGTTAAAATTAAAAGCATCCTTCGGGGTGCTTTTTTTGGTCAAAGAGATAATCAAAGGGGGTGTTTTATTTGTTTTCGTTCTCTTTGAGGAACTGAAGGTATCTTTCCTGATCAATGCATTTCAGTAGTGATTTTATATATTTCGCCTGCATGACAAAGAGCGTTTTACGACCTTCTTTATACGGCTTGATGACTCCTGCATTCTTCAAGATATTGATATGTTTGGTTATATTTGAGCGTTCACATTCGAAATGTTCTTCTATCTCGTAGCTGTATCTTGGCTCCATGCATATCATTCTGGCGATCTCCAGCCTTAGCGGGTTTGCCATTGCCTTAAAGAATTTCAGCAGGTTGTCGAGTTCTTCTTCTGTACAGTCTCTTAGTGCCATATTTTCTTATACATCAAAATTTATTCCTAAGCAAATTTAATTTATGTTTAAACTAAAATTAACTTAAGGTGTATTTTATTTGTTAGTGAAATTTTCTTATTGAACTAAATTTTACAAAAACAAAATCTGCTGTATTAAGCAGAAAGGCTTGTTTCAAAGCACTGGTTTATGTAGTCCATGGCTTTTTGCGCCTGTTCAATGTGCTTATCCTCAAAAGAGTAATCCTGCTCAGTATCCATAGCATCCGGAACGAAATTGTTTACTCTGTGAGCTTTTGCATACTCTTTTATAGTGTCCGGCATAGTCTGGTCGTAGCGTGCAATATGTACTCTATTTTTGACCTGACGGATATCGTGAGCTGCTTTTTCGTATATGTATGTCCACCAGAGGATACATTTTTCATAAAAGTCTATCTGATCAAATTTCTCTTTGGTTACAAAACCTTTTGTAATGAGAATATTTTCCCATGCCGGAGGCGTACTGCTGTCTTTGAAGCTTTCAAGCTTTTTGAATGCATGAGCTGAATGCAGCGGGTTTCTTATTGTTATGAAGAAGTTTGCGTCTTCCCCAAAGATTCCGTTAAGCAGACTAATGCATACAGTTGAATTAATACTTTTATGTACAACGTGCAGCAGGTTATTTTGTTCTCTTTTGACCCATGTGATGTACTGTGCGAAGTCAAAGAGCACCTGTTTGAGGTATCCGGGTGTGTCTATGTAATGTATCTCGCCCCCTCTGGGGATGGAGTCATAGGTCATTGTGGAAGAGTAGTCCTGATGGTTATAACCGTGGATTTTGCAAAGCTCGCTCATTGCGTATGAACCGCCCGTATGCATGAACCCAAGCACAAAAGTAAATTTCTTACCGCCAAGGTATTCTCTGCTCACCCATTCTTTGTCAAATTTGAAAAGCCCTAGAAGGACGTTGGATGATTCCTGCATAAAGTCCTTCATCTTCTGCTGCCCCTCATCACTCTGTAGGAACTGAGGGATTTTTTCAAGCTGGCTGTTAAGCCTTGTTATTGCTTCGGGGTTTGGGGTTTGTGCACTGAAGCTTCTCGCCTGCCACTCGTCATGTGCTGATATGCCGCCGAGGTATTTCAGTATGGAGTTGTGAAGTACAAGGTCGAGTCCTGTCAGTGATGCTTTGAATTTTGGTGCGTAAAATGTATTCATAATATAAAAAACTAACACAAAGGGGTGGTAAATGTCCACGAAAAGCTAAAAAACTGTTACATCTATTATTTCTGTTTAATGTGCAGCTTGCAGCCGTTCAGGTGAATATATCGGAAATATTATGAACGCCTGAATGGAAAGATGGCTTAAAATCAAAAAAGCCCATCCGGAGATGAGCTTTTCTTATTCTCTAAAGGCGACGCCCAGGATCGAACTGGGGTACACGGCTTTGCAGGCCGCTGCCTAACCACTCGGCCACGTCGCCATCAGTATAAACTAAAAAGACCGACCAGAAGTCGGCCTTTCGTAAAAAAAGCGGGTGACCGGACTCGAACCGGCGACCTCAACCTTGGCAAGGTCGCGCTCTACCAGCTGAGCTACACCCGCTTGGGAGATGTTTTATATCGCATTATATGAATGGTGTCAACAAAATATTTGAAAAAATGTCATTCTTTTGAAAAGACCGTACCTTCCTGAAAAGCTCCTTCGGGTTTTGGCGTACTTGTGAACTTGAAGCCTGCTGCTACAAAGTCCTGACGTATGACTTTTCCTGATGAATATGTCACCACTTTTGCTTTGTCTGAGCATAGCCTGTGGAGTTGCCGGAAAACCTCTACTGTCCACATTTCCGGATTTTTTCTTTTCCCGAAAGGGTCAAAATATATCACGTCAAAACTCCACATGAGTTTACTGAGAATTTCTCTTGCGTCGCCAATGGCTATGTCCAGCCGGACATTTTTGTGGTTTGCGTTGACTATGAGTTCCCTGAGGATATTATATCCCCTCAGAGGCCATAGATAAGGCGTGTCCATTATTGTTTCAAACAGCGAAGCTTGTCTTTCGACGGTTACGATATGGAGTTTGTACGGGGTGTCTATGTCTGCAATTTTGTCCAGCGTGACAGAAAGATTGCTTCCGCCCCCAAGGCATATGTCAAGCAGACGCACATCCTGCTTTTTCAGCAGCTCACCAATGCAAGATGCATGATAGAATTTATGGAGACTCTCGGTATATGCACCGACACTCTTTGCCCTGTAACCTTCGTGGTATTCCATGCTGTAAAGCGACATGGAGCCGTCTGCTGTGTGCAGCGGCTTATTTTTACCTTTTAACGGGACTAAACAGTGCATTTTCAAAATATATGTGCCAGTTTTCGGCAATCCTTTCCGGATAATCTTCTCTGTATTGCGCGCCTCTGCTCCCTTTGCGTTCTTTTGCCGCTTTGGAGATCAGAAGTCCCACAGTGGCGAGGTTGCGCAGCTCTGCCGTTGCTCTGTTTTTAGCAACTTTGCCATCGAACTGAGCAAGAAACCCGCTGAGGTAAGCGATTGCTTCATCCAGGTCTGCCTCGTTTCTGGATACGCTGACGTTTTTCCACATGCACGTATGTATAGCTTCCAGATCTTTTTTCGGGTCTGCTATCTCCAGTATGGTTTCAATTTTGATGTCCTGTTCTCTTACTTCCCTGTTGTTATTGTCTTTGACGGCTGCTTTTGCGCTTCTGCCTCCGTAGACAACGCCTTCGAGGAGAGAATTGCTTGCCAGCCTGTTTGCGCCGTGTACGCCAGTACATGCTGCCTCACCACAGGCGTAAAGTCCTTTCAGCGTGGAACGTCCCCAGTCGTCTGTGAGTATCCCCCCCATAAAGTAGTGAGCAGCGGGGCTGACCGGTATGGGGTCTTTGGAAATATCCAGTCCGTATTCAAGACAGGTGGAATATATTTTTGGGAATCTGTTTTTAACAAAGTTAGAGTCTAGGTGGGACAGGTCGAGGAAAACGTGTGACGAATCTGTCTCTTTCATCTCAAAGAATATTGAGCGGCTCACGACGTCTCTCGGGGCAAGCTCACCGTCCGGATGGTATTTGGTGCAGAAGCGTTCCATGTATTTATTTTTGAGAACACCGCCTTCACCGCGCATCGCCTCGCTGAGCAGAAACGCAGGTGCGCCCTCAACAGTCAGTCCTGTGGGGTGAAACTGGAAGAACTCCATGTCACGCATCACAGCCTGAGCTCTGAATGCCATAGCCATTCCGTCGCCGGTGACGACCTCCGGGTTGGTTGTTCTGGTGTAAAGTCTGCCTGCGCCGCCTGTGGCGACAATGACAGCTTTTGCATAGTAGAGGCTTATTTCGCCTGTTTTTTCGTTCAGCGCGATCACCCCTGCGACACTGTCCGGAGCATCTTTGATGAAGTCCAGCGCATAGGTGTATTCCAGTTTTTCGATGTTTTCTATGCCTGCGGAGTGCTCTTTCAGAGTGCGTACGATTTCATGCCCTGTGGCGTCCCCTTTTGCATGGATAATGCGTTTGACGCTGTGTGCCGCCTCTCTGGTGAAGTCCAGCAGGCTGCCGTGCATATCGAACTTCGCACCCCAGGATATTAGCTGTTTGATATACTGCGGTCCTTCCTCCACGAGTGTGGAGACAGCTTTGAGATCGCAGAGCCCGTCGCCTGCACGCAGAGTGTCTTCTATGTGCAGTGAGATGTCGTCGTCGTCAGAGAGAGCAACTGCTACCCCCCCCTGAGCATATTCTGATGAGCTTTCGCCTAGAAAGCATTTGGTTACCACGGCAACACGTCCGTGACCGGAGAGCTCTATTGCTGCTCTGAGTCCAGCCACGCCGCTGCCTAAGACCAGATAGTCGTAAAAATTTGTGTTCATTTCAACCTTCAAGCTAGAATCTGAGTCCAGCCTTTAAACCATATGAAGTTACAGTTCCCACAGCAATCTCTCCGTTGATTGATATTAGTGGGAGAGGTGAGAACTGGAGACCAACGATACCTCTGACTGCGTTGACATTTTCATCGTCAAGGTCAGCATCGGAGTCGTCAGAAGCCATGGTATAGACAGTTTCAAGACCGCCGTACGGAGTGAACATGAGGATACCCTTGCTGACATAAATGCCTGCGGAAAGAGTCTGGAGGTCAATGTCGTCCAGACCGAAAACTTTTGTATAAGAGCCTTTAACGCTAAGTGCGGGAGTAACTGTTGTCCCTTTAAGGATAGCGTATTTTACTTCACCTGTAATAGCGGTAAAATCTATGTTTGTTCCTTTGGTAACGCTGAGCCCAAGGTCAATCCCGAAAGGAAATCCTTTCTGAACATGTACTCTGTAAAGCAGTGCCATGCTGTCGGGGTCGCCGTTATCCCATGCGTTTTTCCAGTGGGAGTCACCGTCGCTGATATTAACTAGTGTTGTTTCAAGGGCAATATCAAATCCGAGAGTTTTCAGTGGTTCCGCCGGGCTGTTTGGAGTTGGGGTTACCATCTGTCCCATCTCTTTTGACAGGTCCTGGAACTGTGACTGTGTCATGCTGTTTTGGATTTTGAATTCGTCAGCAAAAACAACACTGGACACCATCATTGCGGCAAGTACTAGTAATTTTTTCATTTACCTCTCCTTTTCAAGTCCGGCAGCCCCAGATCTTTGTGAAAATTCTCTCTGGTGCGGTTGAAATAACCGAATTTGATTGTCTTCTTTTTTTTCTTTATTAATTTTAGCATGTTCTTTATGCCTAATATCTCTTCTTTTTTAAATTTGAGCTTATCGAAAAGAAAATCAGGGTCGATGTTCAGATTACGCAGTTGTATAAGGTCTATCTCGTAGGCATTTAAGAAGTCGAGCATTGTTTCTGTTTCGCTCTCTCTGTCGTTTACTCCGGGGATTGTAAGCAGGTTCAGCGCAGTATAAACTTTATAGCTGTTAGCAAGCTCTATACTTTGCAGCACATTGTCCAGGCTATATCCCACCGGCTGATAATAGCTTTCATATGTGGAGTGGACGACAGAGTTTATGCTTACACGTATACTGTCGAGCCCTGCGTCGAACAGCATTTTCATCTTTTCAGGATTGCTGCAGTTGGAGTTGAAGTTGACAGTGAGATCCGGAGCTTTCTTTTTGATTATCGTAACAGCTTTTGCGATGACATCCGCTGTCATGATCGGGTCGCCTTCACACCCTTGTCCGAAGCTCACAATAGGCTCCTCCGCAACTTCGTAGTGGTTCAGAGCGACTTCGACAATTTCGTTGACTTTCGGTACAAACTTAAGTCTTTGCTGAGGAGATTCTATACGTTTGTCCTCCTGGAGAGATATGCACCCGAGGCACCTGCTGTTGCAAGTCGGGGCTGTGGGGAGGGGACACTCCCATCTGCCTATGAAAGCATTTTTAGCGGCTGTGCAGTGGTATTCCAGAGCGCATTTTGAAAGCTGCTTATAGACACGGTTTTTGGGGAACTGTTCAAGTTTTGCATCAACAACTTCTTTGAACTTGTCTGTGTAGTCGAAATTTTTCGGGTTCCATTTCGAGTCGTCATCAACTTTTATAGCCGGCACAACGAATTTTC
This window of the Denitrovibrio acetiphilus DSM 12809 genome carries:
- a CDS encoding ArsR/SmtB family transcription factor produces the protein MALRDCTEEELDNLLKFFKAMANPLRLEIARMICMEPRYSYEIEEHFECERSNITKHINILKNAGVIKPYKEGRKTLFVMQAKYIKSLLKCIDQERYLQFLKENENK
- a CDS encoding tRNA (5-methylaminomethyl-2-thiouridine)(34)-methyltransferase MnmD, which produces MHCLVPLKGKNKPLHTADGSMSLYSMEYHEGYRAKSVGAYTESLHKFYHASCIGELLKKQDVRLLDICLGGGSNLSVTLDKIADIDTPYKLHIVTVERQASLFETIMDTPYLWPLRGYNILRELIVNANHKNVRLDIAIGDAREILSKLMWSFDVIYFDPFGKRKNPEMWTVEVFRQLHRLCSDKAKVVTYSSGKVIRQDFVAAGFKFTSTPKPEGAFQEGTVFSKE
- the nadB gene encoding L-aspartate oxidase, translated to MNTNFYDYLVLGSGVAGLRAAIELSGHGRVAVVTKCFLGESSSEYAQGGVAVALSDDDDISLHIEDTLRAGDGLCDLKAVSTLVEEGPQYIKQLISWGAKFDMHGSLLDFTREAAHSVKRIIHAKGDATGHEIVRTLKEHSAGIENIEKLEYTYALDFIKDAPDSVAGVIALNEKTGEISLYYAKAVIVATGGAGRLYTRTTNPEVVTGDGMAMAFRAQAVMRDMEFFQFHPTGLTVEGAPAFLLSEAMRGEGGVLKNKYMERFCTKYHPDGELAPRDVVSRSIFFEMKETDSSHVFLDLSHLDSNFVKNRFPKIYSTCLEYGLDISKDPIPVSPAAHYFMGGILTDDWGRSTLKGLYACGEAACTGVHGANRLASNSLLEGVVYGGRSAKAAVKDNNNREVREQDIKIETILEIADPKKDLEAIHTCMWKNVSVSRNEADLDEAIAYLSGFLAQFDGKVAKNRATAELRNLATVGLLISKAAKERKGSRGAQYREDYPERIAENWHIYFENALFSPVKR
- a CDS encoding radical SAM protein, with protein sequence MYEIPNLLFADRQGNIYDHPHLKMTVRSENYNFVPYEIELIELPASSRLFFVPDTHPHAYNPDTAGMEVFTGGYAVSAFLDPGYLRLFLPSFKKLSDVILPMYAYTAVGWLNGKFVVPAIKVDDDSKWNPKNFDYTDKFKEVVDAKLEQFPKNRVYKQLSKCALEYHCTAAKNAFIGRWECPLPTAPTCNSRCLGCISLQEDKRIESPQQRLKFVPKVNEIVEVALNHYEVAEEPIVSFGQGCEGDPIMTADVIAKAVTIIKKKAPDLTVNFNSNCSNPEKMKMLFDAGLDSIRVSINSVVHSTYESYYQPVGYSLDNVLQSIELANSYKVYTALNLLTIPGVNDRESETETMLDFLNAYEIDLIQLRNLNIDPDFLFDKLKFKKEEILGIKNMLKLIKKKKKTIKFGYFNRTRENFHKDLGLPDLKRRGK